A genomic segment from Geitlerinema sp. PCC 7407 encodes:
- the tpiA gene encoding triose-phosphate isomerase, with amino-acid sequence MRKIVIAGNWKMHKTQAESLEFLQALLPHLTETSDDREVVLCAPFTALSALSKSLHGSLIRVGAQNIHWEDQGAYTGEISGAMLTELGVRYVVVGHSERRQYFGETDETVNLRLKAAQKHGLIPILCVGETKQQRDAGETEAVISRQIEQDLVGVDQQQLVIAYEPIWAIGTGDTCESSEANRVIGLIRSQLKNPQVSIQYGGSVKPDNIDEIMAQPEIDGALVGGASLQPEGFARIVNFQ; translated from the coding sequence GTGCGGAAAATTGTTATCGCTGGTAACTGGAAAATGCATAAGACCCAGGCCGAGTCCCTGGAGTTCTTGCAAGCTCTGCTGCCTCATCTGACAGAGACATCTGACGACCGAGAAGTTGTGCTGTGTGCGCCCTTCACCGCCCTTAGCGCTCTTTCCAAGAGCCTGCACGGCAGCCTGATTCGCGTCGGTGCCCAAAACATTCACTGGGAAGACCAGGGTGCCTACACGGGGGAGATCTCCGGCGCCATGCTCACCGAGCTGGGCGTGCGCTACGTCGTCGTGGGCCACAGCGAGCGCCGTCAGTACTTTGGCGAAACTGACGAGACGGTCAACCTCCGCCTCAAGGCCGCTCAAAAGCATGGCCTCATTCCCATTTTGTGCGTGGGCGAGACGAAGCAGCAGCGGGACGCTGGCGAAACGGAGGCCGTGATCTCGCGCCAGATCGAGCAAGATTTGGTCGGGGTGGATCAGCAGCAGCTGGTAATCGCCTACGAACCCATTTGGGCGATCGGCACCGGGGACACCTGCGAGTCCAGCGAGGCCAACCGGGTCATCGGCCTGATCCGTAGTCAGCTCAAGAATCCCCAGGTTTCGATCCAGTACGGCGGCTCTGTGAAGCCGGACAACATCGACGAGATCATGGCTCAGCCCGAGATCGACGGGGCCTTGGTAGGCGGCGCTAGCCTGCAGCCTGAGGGCTTTGCCCGCATCGTCAACTTCCAGTAG
- the folP gene encoding dihydropteroate synthase: MDEASSSQGAFSPWRFRDHTFTWGQRTYLMGVLNVTPDSFSDGGQYHSVELATQHARQMIADGADILDLGGQSTRPNAEVVSLDEELNRILPVIEKVRQESSIPISVDTTRATVARAAIAAGADIVNDVSGGTFDPAMLAVVAEIEAPLMVMHLRGTPKTMQQLTHYDDLIGEICQFLGDRVQAALGAGIPQSRIVVDPGIGFAKTFEQNLEILRQTSAFRSLGCPVLIGPSRKSFIGHILQQPDPQQRVWGTAAACCAAIAGGADILRVHDVAAMRDVCRVADALWRSPHPAA; the protein is encoded by the coding sequence ATGGATGAGGCTTCTTCAAGCCAGGGGGCATTTTCTCCCTGGCGTTTTCGCGACCATACCTTTACCTGGGGTCAGCGAACCTACCTGATGGGCGTCCTGAACGTGACGCCGGACAGCTTCAGCGACGGGGGACAGTATCACTCCGTCGAGCTGGCGACCCAGCACGCGCGCCAGATGATCGCTGACGGGGCGGACATTCTGGATTTGGGCGGCCAGTCGACGCGGCCCAATGCCGAGGTAGTGTCGCTGGACGAAGAGCTTAATCGCATCCTGCCGGTGATCGAGAAGGTGCGCCAGGAGTCCTCGATTCCGATTTCGGTGGATACGACGCGGGCGACGGTGGCTCGGGCGGCGATCGCCGCGGGCGCCGACATCGTCAATGACGTTTCGGGGGGCACCTTCGATCCGGCGATGCTAGCGGTCGTGGCCGAGATCGAAGCGCCCCTGATGGTGATGCACCTGCGGGGCACGCCCAAAACCATGCAGCAGCTCACCCACTACGACGACTTGATCGGGGAAATTTGTCAGTTTCTGGGCGATCGCGTTCAGGCTGCTCTTGGTGCTGGGATTCCCCAGAGCCGCATCGTGGTGGATCCAGGCATCGGCTTTGCCAAAACCTTCGAGCAGAATTTAGAAATCCTGCGCCAGACCTCAGCATTCCGGTCCCTAGGCTGCCCGGTGCTGATCGGGCCGTCTCGCAAAAGCTTCATTGGTCACATTTTGCAGCAGCCCGACCCCCAGCAGCGGGTCTGGGGCACTGCCGCCGCCTGCTGCGCGGCGATCGCTGGCGGAGCAGATATCCTGCGGGTCCACGACGTCGCCGCCATGCGGGATGTGTGCCGGGTAGCCGATGCCCTCTGGCGATCGCCCCACCCAGCGGCCTAG
- a CDS encoding SPFH domain-containing protein, which translates to MIYIAVLCLLILGYIVGSVTIINEGYQALVERLGRYKRTLKPGLNFIVPILDTIVWEATTREQVLDVPPQKAITKDNVSLEADAVIFWKILDLESAYYKVDDIERAIADLALTMLRSSIGQMELEATYASRAEINRELLAQLAVSTRKWGVEVTRVEVKDIKPAKTVLDSLEKERAAVSEKRAAILEAEGKKQAAISEAEGTVEALRLIARALENHGNSREVLQYLVAQRYVDGNYRLSESPNSKILFMDPKALNEALEELLRDPARGGGGGTNPPPGGAGGNGSSV; encoded by the coding sequence GTGATTTACATTGCTGTTCTCTGTCTGCTGATTCTCGGCTACATCGTCGGCTCAGTCACCATCATTAATGAAGGCTACCAGGCCCTGGTAGAGCGCTTGGGACGCTACAAGCGGACCCTCAAACCGGGGCTGAATTTCATCGTGCCGATCTTGGACACGATTGTGTGGGAAGCGACAACCCGAGAGCAGGTGCTGGACGTGCCGCCCCAGAAGGCCATCACCAAAGACAACGTTTCCCTGGAAGCGGACGCGGTGATTTTCTGGAAAATCCTCGATCTAGAAAGCGCCTACTACAAGGTTGATGACATCGAGCGGGCGATCGCGGACTTGGCCCTGACGATGCTCCGATCTTCGATCGGTCAGATGGAGCTAGAAGCCACCTACGCCTCGCGGGCAGAGATTAACCGCGAACTGCTGGCCCAGCTGGCGGTCTCCACTCGCAAGTGGGGCGTGGAGGTGACGCGAGTGGAGGTCAAAGACATTAAGCCGGCTAAAACCGTGCTCGACTCCCTCGAAAAGGAGCGGGCCGCCGTGAGTGAAAAGCGGGCCGCCATCCTCGAAGCGGAGGGCAAAAAGCAGGCGGCCATTTCGGAGGCGGAGGGCACCGTCGAGGCGCTGCGCCTGATCGCCCGCGCCCTGGAAAACCACGGCAATAGCCGGGAAGTCCTGCAATACCTGGTGGCTCAGCGCTATGTGGATGGCAACTACCGCCTGAGCGAGAGCCCCAACTCCAAGATTCTCTTTATGGATCCGAAGGCGCTCAATGAGGCCCTCGAAGAGCTGCTGCGCGATCCGGCCCGGGGGGGCGGCGGCGGCACCAATCCGCCCCCCGGCGGCGCGGGTGGCAACGGCTCAAGCGTGTGA